A genome region from Coffea arabica cultivar ET-39 chromosome 7e, Coffea Arabica ET-39 HiFi, whole genome shotgun sequence includes the following:
- the LOC113701702 gene encoding protein LEAD-SENSITIVE 1-like, whose translation MENPKEEIDSEKEMPKAEVVVKEKEQETIRRRMVGFLSNKISRDELKPGDHIYTWRHGYLYSHHGIYVGDERVIHFTRSAEHEIGTGTVFDRVIFSSSPSNSSDTPCPRCGDQSKASGVISSCLECFLYGDELYRFEYGVSPVVFLARVRGGTCTLAASDPAEHVIHRAEFLLQNGFGGYNIFKNNCEDFAIYCKTGLLVFTSVSLGRSGQATSFIAAVTAIVSSPLRFMTTSFPGLAAVGCSLYCLSRFVSDIGIRRDVTKIPVERLVSRSGLDGSDPESETCSTSASETTKED comes from the exons ATGGAGAACCCAAAAGAGGAAATCGATTCGGAGAAAGAGATGCCAAAAGCGGAGGTGGTGGTCAAGGAGAAGGAGCAAGAGACTATTAGGAGGAGAATGGTTGGATTTCTATCCAATAAGATCAGCAGAGATGAATTAAAACCAGGAGATCATATTTATACATGGCGCCATGGTTATCTTTACTCTCATCACG GCATATATGTTGGTGATGAAAGGGTAATCCACTTCACGCGGAGTGCAGAACATGAAATTGGAACAGGGACTGTGTTTGACCGCGTCATTTTCAGCTCATCTCCTTCGAATTCGTCGGACACCCCATGTCCAAGATGCGGGGATCAGTCTAAAGCTAGTGGTGTCATATCTTCATGTCTTGAATGTTTCCTGTATGGTGATGAACTGTATCGATTCGAGTATGGTGTGTCACCAGTGGTTTTCCTCGCCAGAGTTCGAGGAGGAACATGTACTCTCGCTGCCTCTGATCCAGCTGAACATGTTATCCATCGTGCTGAATTTCTGCTTCAAAATGGTTTTGGAGGTTATAACATTTTCAAGAATAACTGTGAGGATTTTGCAATATATTGCAAAACAGGATTACTGGTATTTACATCAGTCAGTTTGGGTCGTAGTGGGCAGGCAACATCCTTCATAGCTGCTGTTACTGCCATTGTTTCGTCTCCTCTACGTTTTATGACAACTAGCTTTCCTGGTCTGGCTGCTGTCGGTTGTAGCCTTTATTGCCTTAGTCGATTTGTGTCTGATATTGGAATACGTCGCGATGTGACAAAAATTCCTGTTGAGAGACTTGTTTCTCGCTCTGGATTGGATGGGTCCGACCCTGAATCTGAGACATGCTCAACCAGTGCATCTGAGACGACCAAGGAGGACTAG
- the LOC113702171 gene encoding auxin response factor 8, whose product MKLSTSGLGQQAHEGEKKCLNSELWHACAGPLVSLPTVGSRVVYFPQGHSEQVAATTNKEVDAHIPNYPSLPAQLICQLHNVTMHADVETDEVYAQMTLQPLTPQEQKDTYLPVELGTPSRQPTNYFCKTLTASDTSTHGGFSVPRRAAEKVFPPLDFTQTPPAQELIARDLHDVEWKFRHIFRGQPKRHLLTTGWSVFVSAKRLIAGDSVLFIWNEKNQLLLGIRRATRPQTVMPSSVLSSDSMHIGLLAAAAHAAATNSCFTIFYNPRASPSEFVIPLSKYFKAVYHTRVSVGMRFRMLFETEESSVRRYMGTITGIGDLDPVRWPNSHWRSVKVGWDESTAGERQPRVSLWEIEPLTTFPMYPSLFPLRLKRPWYPGASSFQDASNEAVNGMTWLRGETGEQGLHSLNFPSVGMLPWMQQRIDPSMLRNDLNQQYQAMLALQNFGSGDLLKQQMVQFQPPVQYLQHTGCHNTLLQHQQVIQQGVPPHILPPQTQMLSENLNRAQAQQVNNQSEEQQPHHPFQEAYVIQHEQLQQRQSSNIPSPSFSKTDFADSNTKFSASIAPSSMQNVLGSLCSEGSTSLLNFSRTTQTMLNEQPPQQSWVSKYSHGQVNACSSAASLPPYPGKDGPSEQEACGLDAQNQAIFGANIDSAALLLPTTVSSVGTSSIDAGVSSMPLGDSGFQNPLYGFVHDSSELLHGTGQDSPTRTRTFVKVHKFGCVGRSLDISRFNSYHELRQELGQMYGIEGLLEDPQRSGWQLVFVDRENDVLLLGDDPWEAFVNNVWYIKILSPEEVQKLGKQEGESLSRIAAERMNSSSGDGRDMVARFPSLGSLEY is encoded by the exons ATGAAACTTTCAACATCAGGGTTGGGTCAGCAGGCTCATGAAG GGGAGAAGAAGTGTTTGAATTCGGAGCTATGGCATGCTTGTGCTGGTCCTTTGGTGTCTTTACCCACGGTGGGAAGTCGCGTGGTTTACTTTCCTCAGGGCCATAGCGAACAG GTTGCTGCCACAACTAATAAAGAAGTTGATGCTCACATTCCAAATTATCCGAGCTTGCCGGCCCAATTGATTTGCCAACTCCACAATGTTACAATGCAT GCAGACGTTGAAACTGATGAAGTATATGCTCAAATGACATTGCAGCCCTTGACTCCG CAAGAACAAAAGGATACATATCTCCCGGTTGAGCTGGGGACTCCAAGCCGGCAACCAACTAATTATTTCTGCAAGACATTGACAGCTAGTGATACAAGTACACATGGGGGATTCTCCGTTCCTCGTCGTGCTGCAGAGAAAGTTTTTCCTCCTCTG GATTTCACGCAGACACCACCTGCGCAGGAGCTTATTGCAAGGGATCTCCATGATGTTGAATGGAAGTTTAGGCACATCTTCCGAG GGCAACCCAAGAGGCATCTCCTTACTACTGGCTGGAGTGTGTTTGTCAGTGCCAAGAGGCTCATTGCTGGAGATTCTGTTCTTTTTATTTG GAATGAAAAAAATCAGCTCCTGTTGGGAATTCGGCGTGCTACTCGACCTCAAACAGTGATGCCGTCATCTGTTCTCTCTAGTGACAGCATGCATATTGGACTGCTTGCTGCTGCTGCTCATGCTGCGGCTACTAATAGCTGTTTCACCATTTTTTACAATCCGAG GGCCAGCCCATCCGAGTTTGTCATACCACTTTCGAAGTATTTTAAAGCTGTTTATCATACCCGTGTTTCTGTTGGGATGCGTTTCCGTATGCTGTTTGAAACTGAAGAATCAAGTGTCCGCAG GTATATGGGTACAATTACTGGAATTGGTGACTTAGATCCAGTTCGGTGGCCAAATTCCCACTGGCGATCTGTTAAG GTTGGCTGGGATGAGTCAACAGCTGGTGAGAGGCAGCCGAGAGTCTCACTATGGGAGATTGAGCCTTTGACAACCTTTCCCATGTATCCATCATTATTTCCGCTCAGACTGAAAAGGCCGTGGTACCCAGGAGCCTCATCTTTTCAAG ATGCCAGTAATGAAGCTGTTAATGGCATGACATGGTTGAGAGGAGAAACTGGTGAGCAAGGACTCCATTCCTTGAACTTTCCATCAGTTGGTATGCTTCCCTGGATGCAGCAGAGGATTGATCCATCAATGCTCCGAAATGATCTCAATCAGCAGTATCAGGCCATGCTGGCTTTGCAAAATTTTGGAAGTGGAGATTTGCTTAAACAGCAAATGGTGCAGTTTCAACCACCTGTCCAATATCTTCAACATACTGGCTGCCATAATACGTTGTTGCAGCATCAGCAAGTAATACAGCAAGGGGTGCCTCCTCACATACTCCCTCCACAAACCCAAATGCTATCAGAAAACCTGAATAGGGCACAGGCGCAACAAGTCAACAATCAATCTGAAGAACAGCAACCGCATCATCCATTTCAGGAAGCATATGTGATCCAACATGAACAGCTCCAGCAGAGGCAATCATCAAATATACCATCTCCATCATTTTCTAAAACTGACTTTGCTGATTCAAACACTAAATTTTCAGCATCAATAGCTCCTTCAAGCATGCAAAATGTGCTAGGCTCACTCTGTTCAGAGGGAAGTACTAGTCTTTTGAACTTCTCCAGAACGACTCAGACCATGCTAAATGAGCAGCCACCTCAACAATCCTGGGTATCTAAATATTCTCATGGACAAGTCAATGCTTGTTCGAGTGCTGCGTCACTTCCCCCATATCCTGGAAAAGATGGTCCCAGTGAGCAGGAAGCTTGTGGCTTGGATGCACAGAATCAAGCTATTTTTGGTGCCAACATTGACTCTGCTGCTCTTTTACTTCCCACTACTGTCTCCAGTGTCGGTACTTCTTCAATTGATGCTGGTGTGTCTTCTATGCCATTAGGGGATTCTGGCTTTCAGAATCCTTTATACGGTTTTGTGCATGACTCTTCCGAGTTGTTGCATGGTACTGGTCAAGATTCACCTACACGAACCCGCACATTTGTCAAG GTCCACAAGTTTGGGTGTGTTGGGAGGTCATTGGACATCAGCCGGTTCAACAGCTATCATGAGCTGCGACAGGAACTCGGTCAGATGTATGGGATCGAAGGGTTGCTTGAAGACCCTCAAAGATCAGGCTGGCAGCTTGTATTTGTCGACAGGGAGAACGATGTGCTTCTCCTTGGAGACGACCCATGGGA GGCATTTGTTAATAATGTCTGGTATATCAAGATCCTGTCTCCAGAGGAAGTGCAGAAGCTGGGAAAGCAAGAGGGTGAATCCTTGAGTCGCATTGCTGCTGAGAGGATGAACAGCAGCAGTGGTGATGGGCGAGACATGGTCGCTAGGTTTCCTTCTTTAGGATCACTAGAATATTGA
- the LOC113701537 gene encoding pentatricopeptide repeat-containing protein At5g66520-like: MVSHFASKYLKSSYKAISLLDQPCLSLSQLKQIQCHLIVSGTIADPFAAGKLLSRFGISEKSDLSHAYALFRLIPNRSPFIWNTIIRAFTEHSQLNGAILLSKEMLGNGFWYNNYTFSFVFRACSELKDVSLGLMYHTHVIKLGWEVYDFVQNGLIHFYATCDCMDIARKLFDASKTRDVITWTAVINGYVKRGNIGFAKELFDQMPEKNAVSWSTMINGHVQSGLFLEALEMFDDMQVAGIGPNHAAIVGALSACAFLGALDQGTWIHAYMKRNKIELDRALGTALVDMYAKCGCIEMACHVFEEIPRKDVLAYTSFISGLANHGESARAMEVFNRMESEGVGPNEVTFICVLNACSRMGLVEEGLRIFESIKGVYGMEPVVQHYGCLVDLLGRAGMLEQARKVVKEMPVKPDSYVLGALLNACRVHSDIDLGKEMVKGLADQSLDHGGVHVLLSNIYAAINKWDDAESVRKVMDEKKVKKVPGCSMIDLDGMTCEFVAGDRSRVNMDEISFCSLVVDSHLKSLGYDEYEISLE; the protein is encoded by the coding sequence ATGGTGTCGCATTTTGCCTCCAAATATTTGAAATCTAGTTACAAAGCTATTTCCCTCCTGGACCAACCATGTCTATCTTTGTCACAGCTCAAGCAAATCCAATGCCACCTGATTGTCTCCGGGACCATTGCCGACCCTTTTGCTGCTGGGAAACTCCTTTCGCGCTTTGGAATCTCGGAAaagagcgatctttcacatgCTTATGCCCTTTTTCGCCTCATTCCTAATCGGTCCCCTTTTATATGGAACACCATCATTAGAGCTTTTACTGAACATAGTCAGCTCAATGGTGCTATTTTACTGTCTAAAGAAATGCTGGGAAATGGGTTTTGGTACAATAATTATACTTTTTCGTTTGTTTTTCGGGCTTGTTCCGAGCTAAAGGATGTTTCTTTGGGATTGATGTATCATACCCATGTGATAAAATTGGGTTGGGAAGTTTATGATTTTGTGCAGAATGGTTTGATTCATTTTTATGCTACTTGTGATTGTATGGACATTGCTAGGAAGTTGTTTGATGCGAGTAAAACTCGTGACGTGATTACCTGGACTGCTGTGATTAATGGGTACGTGAAGCGTGGGAACATTGGGTTTGCAAAAGAGTTGTTTGATCAAATGCCGGAAAAGAATGCTGTTTCTTGGAGTACTATGATTAATGGGCATGTCCAAAGTGGCTTATTTTTGGAGGCTTTGGAGATGTTTGATGATATGCAAGTTGCTGGTATCGGGCCAAACCATGCTGCAATTGTAGGTGCATTGTCTGCTTGTGCTTTTCTTGGTGCTCTGGATCAAGGCACGTGGATTCACGCCTATATGAAGAGGAACAAGATTGAGTTGGACAGAGCATTAGGAACAGCCCTTGTTGATATGTATGCCAAGTGCGGGTGCATTGAGATGGCCTGTCATGTTTTTGAGGAGATTCCTCGTAAGGACGTGCTTGCTTACACATCTTTCATTTCAGGCTTGGCTAATCACGGTGAAAGTGCAAGGGCAATGGAGGTATTCAATAGGATGGAGAGTGAGGGTGTTGGGCCAAATGAGGTCACATTTATTTGTGTTCTGAACGCCTGTAGCAGAATGGGGTTGGTAGAAGAAGGGTTGAGAATATTTGAAAGCATTAAAGGAGTTTATGGGATGGAACCTGTGGTTCAGCATTATGGTTGTTTGGTAGACCTTCTAGGCAGAGCAGGAATGCTTGAACAGGCAAGAAAGGTTGTGAAAGAGATGCCTGTGAAGCCTGATTCCTATGTATTGGGAGCATTACTTAACGCTTGCAGGGTTCATAGTGACATTGATCTGggaaaagaaatggtcaagggaCTGGCAGATCAGAGTCTTGACCATGGCGGAGTTCATGTTCTTCTGTCAAATATTTATGCAGCTATTAACAAATGGGATGATGCGGAGAGTGTTCGGAAGGTAATGGATGAGAAGAAGGTGAAAAAGGTGCCTGGCTGTAGCATGATTGATTTGGATGGAATGACTTGTGAGTTTGTTGCTGGAGACAGGTCTCGTGTTAATATGGATGAAATTAGTTTTTGTTCGCTGGTGGTCGACAGTCACTTGAAATCTCTAGGATATGATGAATATGAGATTAGTTTAGAGTAG
- the LOC113701701 gene encoding 2-methylpropanoate--CoA ligase CCL4-like produces the protein MDQLKPGPANSAPLTPLGFLERAATVYGDCPSVVYNNATYTWSDTHVRCLRVASSIVSLGIKRGQVVSVVAPNIPAMYEAHFAVPMAGAVLNTINLRLDARTVSILLHHSESKLILVDYQSTSLVLEALSLFPPNSQRPLLVVITDDASPSIPPSNFPDFYCTYESLVQKGDPGFKWVRPKSDFDPLILNYTSGTTSSPKGVVHCHRGIFIITVDSLIEWSVPKEPVYLWTLPMFHANGWSYPWGMAAVGGTNICLRKFDAPAVYSAIRQHNVTHLCGAPVVLNMISNFPMGEPLKNPVEILTAGAPPPAAVLLRTEALGFKVSHGYGLTETGGLVVSCTWKNKWNRLPATERARLKARQGVRTLGMAEIDVIEPETGVSVKRDGSTLGELVLRGGCIMLGYLKDPEGTSKSMRENGWFYTGDVAVMHPDGYLEIKDRSKDVIISGGENLSSVEVESALYMHPAVNEAAVVARPDEFWGETPCAFVSLKADVKQRPAEKDVIEFCRGKLPKYMVPKTVVFRQELPKTSTGKIQKFVLREMAKALGGSKVSRL, from the coding sequence ATGGATCAGCTGAAGCCTGGACCGGCAAACTCAGCTCCTCTAACACCTCTTGGTTTCCTTGAAAGAGCAGCCACAGTCTATGGCGATTGCCCTTCAGTTGTCTACAACAACGCAACGTACACATGGTCAGATACCCATGTCAGATGCCTCCGGGTGGCTTCTTCCATAGTTTCTTTGGGCATCAAAAGAGGCCAAGTGGTGTCCGTTGTGGCACCAAATATTCCAGCCATGTATGAAGCCCACTTTGCTGTCCCCATGGCCGGAGCTGTTCTCAATACGATCAACCTTCGTCTCGATGCCCGCACGGTTTCAATCCTCCTGCACCATAGCGAATCCAAGCTTATCCTTGTCGATTACCAGTCAACTTCTTTAGTCTTGGAAGCCTTATCTTTATTTCCACCAAATTCTCAACGCCCCCTGTTAGTCGTCATCACGGATGATGCATCCCCATCCATCCCTCCATCAAATTTTCCTGATTTTTATTGCACTTACGAGTCTCTGGTACAGAAAGGAGATCCGGGGTTCAAATGGGTTCGTCCTAAATCTGATTTTGACCCCCTTATACTCAATTACACCTCAGGAACCACCTCTTCCCCTAAAGGAGTGGTTCACTGCCACCGCGGAATATTCATCATTACCGTGGATTCTTTGATAGAATGGTCGGTCCCAAAAGAGCCCGTCTACTTGTGGACACTACCCATGTTCCACGCCAACGGCTGGAGCTACCCCTGGGGCATGGCCGCCGTAGGTGGAACCAACATTTGTCTACGAAAATTCGATGCACCGGCGGTTTACTCAGCAATTCGCCAGCACAATGTCACGCATTTGTGCGGTGCGCCCGTGGTGCTGAACATGATATCGAATTTTCCCATGGGAGAGCCACTCAAAAACCCGGTTGAAATACTGACAGCAGGAGCTCCACCTCCAGCTGCAGTCCTGTTGAGGACTGAAGCACTGGGATTTAAGGTCAGTCATGGATATGGATTGACCGAGACAGGAGGTCTCGTGGTTTCTTGCACCTGGAAGAATAAATGGAACAGATTGCCAGCGACAGAGCGGGCGAGGTTGAAGGCAAGACAGGGCGTGAGGACACTCGGGATGGCGGAAATAGATGTGATTGAGCCTGAAACAGGGGTGAGTGTGAAAAGGGACGGTTCAACTCTTGGTGAACTTGTATTGAGAGGAGGGTGTATTATGCTTGGATACCTCAAAGACCCTGAAGGGACATCAAAAAGCATGAGGGAAAACGGTTGGTTTTATACTGGAGATGTTGCTGTGATGCACCCTGATGGATACTTGGAGATTAAGGACAGATCCAAGGACGTGATCATAAGTGGGGGTGAAAATCTGAGCAGCGTTGAGGTGGAATCTGCGTTGTACATGCACCCGGCAGTGAACGAGGCAGCTGTGGTGGCGAGGCCTGATGAATTCTGGGGTGAGACGCCTTGTGCATTTGTGAGCTTGAAAGCTGATGTGAAGCAGAGGCCGGCTGAGAAGGATGTGATCGAGTTTTGTAGGGGTAAATTGCCAAAGTACATGGTGCCTAAGACGGTGGTGTTTCGACAAGAGCTACCCAAGACATCAACTGGGAAAATTCAGAAGTTTGTGCTCAGAGAAATGGCTAAAGCTCTTGGTGGTTCAAAGGTGAGCAGATTGTAG